The DNA window AAACATATGACGTAATAGGAAGTCCATTGTTATCGCTTGTTATGATTGGTTGAACGCTGCTGCATGGCCGATTCGCGACTGTCAAGCAGCACAAAACGAAACGAATGTTTAATTCGTCCACACCTGCGACAAACAAACCATTGAAACAAAACACACCATTTTTGAGTGACAATTTTGAGACAATTGCAGTATGGACGTCGACGAAGAATTTTCGCACTGACTGACGCGGGTCATGTCGTGTTGCCTCCCGCCGGGGGGATCGGGCCGCTTCAGTGACGAGGTAAAGCAAACCAGATGCAAATGGAGACCATAATGGTGCTTTTGGTGATAATGAATGATGATGTTAATATGATAATGCGCGTGCACGTTAACGCTGGCTGGGGCACGCGCGTCACCGTTCGGCGGTCACCAGTCAGCTAAGTAGCTAATGCTAGCAAGCACTTAAACCTACCTATCTCCTTACGTTTCTTGTGCTGTTCATTCGTAACCAAATAAAACCCCCATGACGCCACTTTACTTATTAGTGACTGTACATTTGAGTCGCAAAAGCTCTGTTCTTCATCTTTATATAGGGTTTTAGTTTAAGAATTTAATGATGGTGCTTGTGTGAGCGATATATTAAGTGATACAACTACTATTGATTTTCATCACTGTTCATTCCGTAAAAGTAGGTTGGAGGAAAGATgatgtttttcaaatgaatatgaataatattttgtaaatgtaaCTCGCTTAGAATGTCCGTCTATTCATTTTTtcaccattattttttttcctaaatatgTCACACAGCATCATCACATTACGACGCCACTGAGAAGAGTCTTTAGAgggttttcaaatgaaaatggagGATATGGCCCTGTCAGGCCCGGACAACAACAGGCTGGAGGTACAACAACAATTACACAGTAATTCACAATTATTTCCATACCCTTCACACGCAAAATATGGGAAATCTACAATAGAGGAAAAATTGGACTGCGTCAAACTGTTTGTCGCCATCTAGTGGTTAACCGGGAAGCACACTCACAGGATATGGAAGGCAGAATAAACTTGAGTAGGGAACAAAATCATTGACTGGGTTCTGAGGCATGAATCAGGATTTCACTACGGAGGGGCAAAATTTGTTATTATTTCAACTATTGTGATTATGTAGGCCTTAGTCCACGACATCTACTCTGAGCTGGTGGAAGACGCCTGCCTGGGCCTTTGCTTTGAGGTGCACCGCGCCGTCAAGCATGGCTACTTCTTCTTGGACGACACCGATCCAGAGAGTGCCAAGGAATTTGGTTGGTACCGTCGTGCCTTACTGCCTGTACTTTTGGTTTTCAAAGACTTGAGTTCAGTGAGCAGCCAAGGAAACTGTAACTGAAATCTGTCTCCTCCTTGATAAAATCTGCTTCCTGAAAGATATCCTTCTATGTCCACAAAAGGAGCCCCCCCATTCTCGCCCTCTATCCATTTTGCAGAGATTGTGGACCAGCCAGGGCTGGACATCTTTGGCCAAGTGTACAATCAGTGGAAGAACAAGGAGTGCGAGTGTCCCAACTGCAAGCGACTGATAGCAGCATCCCGTTTCGCACCCCACCTGGAGAAGTGTCTGGGCATGGGTCGCAACAGCAGCCGCATCGCCAGCCGCAGGTTGCCCCACCCAAATGACTCCAAATGCTTATCTTTATTGAATTCATTGCCTATTTCTGACAGGCTtgccagcaacaacaacaatgtcaGCAAATCAGAGAGTGACCAGGAAGACAATGACGATCTGAACGATAATGACTGGTCGTATGGTGCAGAGAAGAAATGTGAGTAGGAATTTGAAAACCAAACAGAATTGATTTTTTgtaataccccccccccccccccaaaaaaatgttattttctgcTTGCAGCCAAGAAGAGAAAGTCAGATAAGGTTATTactctttttaaaaattctccTTAATATCGACAATGTTGTGTTGTCtgcaacttttgtttttttattcacgcAGAATCAAAATTCACCTCGACGCTCAAAATCTCTAAAGCACAAGAATGGTCAGTGTCTTAAATAACATTGacatacatgcatgtgtgtgatCTCATTTAAATATGTGAAACAGATTTTTCTCTCTGTAAATTTAAGCCATGTTAACTGtgcaaaatattgtttaattttgtcttgttttgttcaaatgtgttttatatTGTAAAGGTCTGATATAAGTACCTGGAATTTGAATACAAAGGAATAATATAAACTTCAAATATTTATGAATATTTATACTACACTTGATGATTTTATGTTGCCGACATAAAGCAGTTAATGGGAGGTTGGGGATATTAAAGTTTATCAAATCTTTTTAACGTCCCTTCCTCGTTTTCTATTTCAGGTGATCTGGGCAGCAGTGTCTCTTCAGAAGCTTTCAAGGTGACCACTTCATTAATCAGTCTCACTTTTCTGTACAAGACTGCTTTGTCACCAACTTTGAACGTCTTTCATGTCTTTTGCCTTTCAGTACAACAACTACAACAGCACTGGCATCAATTATGAAACTCTGGGGCCCGAAGAAGTTAGGTCGCTTCTGACCACGGTGAGAAGAGGGGAACGCTAAGTActaaatttgcgataagtgaagacgtgataatcgagggattattgtACTTTTGAGACCATTCAGCGAACGGTAGTGTATCTCAAGTCTTCCCTCCACCACCTTACAAAAAACAGTATTACTACTGCTTGTTCGGATGGCATATTAACATTGGATGcctttcatacaaaatgtgtACCAAAATCTACCAGTTGGCCAGAAAGAGGCTTTCTAAGCACTTGTACATGTGTGCAGCAATGTGGAGTTATTTCTGAACACACCAAGAAGATGTGCACGAGGTATGTACCCCACTTACACGCTGCTGTGATACGGTTTTGTGTGTCTTCCCCTATAAAAATTTCCCCTTTCCTCAATAATAATCTGAAATGAAAGTGAAGTGCATGTCGACTTGACTTTCATCTTATTGAGTTTCAATGTTGGGACTGACTGAAGGTTGAACACAAGTGGCAGCCGGACCGACGAGCCATTGACCTGCACGCACGCGCCCTCACGCAGGCGACCAGTCACCTGCCTTTTTCACTCAGAGACTCTGCAAAATGGCCGCCTGGAAGACATTTTTAAGTGGCTTCAGTCTGACCAGTGAAATGACAATTTTGCCAAATAAATGTCATTGAATAAatgacaaacaacaaaattggaaGTCATTCAAACCCCACTGGGATGCTGGATGATACCATATTGTTACATCAAAGTGCTGACAGCGAGGAAGAACCTTCTTCGCAGTGCACTGTGTAAAACCCACAGGTGAATCAACACCATCTCACTAACACCCCTGGGCCCATTTTCTGTGTCTCTGAGTGGAAGGAGCTAGTTATGGTGAAAAAGTGTCGGCGAGGCGTGTGCGTCAGCTGGTCTGGGATGTATAACGCCACCTTGTGTCCCGCCCACCAGGTCTCAGCGATGTCCTCAGCACACGGACGAGCAGAGGAGGAGCGTCAGGGTGTTCCTCCTGGGGCCGTCCGCGTGAGTGTGCCCCCTAGCCCTCCCCAATTTAACCCGCAAGCCACCCCTTTTCTTACATGTATACTTTACTGAACTCACCTGTGAGTGAATGGTTTTGCTGTTGTTGTGGTtttcaatgaatgaatttgtttttacagCGTTAAAgaccttttctttgtaaatgaCTGCTAGAAGTACGTGTGCACGTACTGCTAAACTTATGTGCTCACGTATGACAAAGTTCACAGGTGGGTGTGTTTGCAGTAATGCATGTGagaatgtgtgttttttgttataGTCCGCTGTATGTCATTGCCCATATGAAGCTACGGCGCCATATTTTGAAACTCAAAATGGACGCCTCGACATTAACATCCATGTAATTTCTCCTAGCCAATCAtcaacaaaagaagaaaaataacatacTGTTACGTTGCCGAGTTTCACTTTGAAAAGGCGGAATTGATGCTTGAGAATTAGGCCAATCAGGCACCAAACTTGTTTCCCATGGTCACCAGATCTTCCCTGCCTGATGCCGACGGCATGGCAGAAAGTGGCACGTTCGATCTTCAAGGAGACGCCGGCGGGCCTCAGAACCTCATCAGCCGCCTGCAGTGGGAAGACTCGCCAGAGGTTTCGCCCACCGACTCCGCATCTTCCCGAGCCAGTAAGAAATGATTTGCAATGTAGCATATTTAATTTCTGTTGTgtgttattccatttttttttctttttaacatgtTCGTACTCATTATAATCCCTCATTCCTGCACACTTCCCTCTCATTTCGTCTTCCAGGCACCAACCATTCGGACCCCCGCAGGCCCAAGAAAAAGAAACGAACCT is part of the Stigmatopora argus isolate UIUO_Sarg chromosome 14, RoL_Sarg_1.0, whole genome shotgun sequence genome and encodes:
- the atxn7l3a gene encoding ataxin-7-like protein 3 isoform X2 translates to MKMEDMALSGPDNNRLEALVHDIYSELVEDACLGLCFEVHRAVKHGYFFLDDTDPESAKEFEIVDQPGLDIFGQVYNQWKNKECECPNCKRLIAASRFAPHLEKCLGMGRNSSRIASRRLASNNNNVSKSESDQEDNDDLNDNDWSYGAEKKSKKRKSDKNQNSPRRSKSLKHKNGDLGSSVSSEAFKYNNYNSTGINYETLGPEEVRSLLTTQCGVISEHTKKMCTRSSLPDADGMAESGTFDLQGDAGGPQNLISRLQWEDSPEVSPTDSASSRASTNHSDPRRPKKKKRTSLAMNSAAGASEGTSGNLSSGSNGTVSQSNVGLPTKKKRPKLPAPSISSIYDDLN
- the atxn7l3a gene encoding ataxin-7-like protein 3 isoform X1, producing the protein MKMEDMALSGPDNNRLEALVHDIYSELVEDACLGLCFEVHRAVKHGYFFLDDTDPESAKEFEIVDQPGLDIFGQVYNQWKNKECECPNCKRLIAASRFAPHLEKCLGMGRNSSRIASRRLASNNNNVSKSESDQEDNDDLNDNDWSYGAEKKSKKRKSDKNQNSPRRSKSLKHKNGDLGSSVSSEAFKYNNYNSTGINYETLGPEEVRSLLTTQCGVISEHTKKMCTRSQRCPQHTDEQRRSVRVFLLGPSASSLPDADGMAESGTFDLQGDAGGPQNLISRLQWEDSPEVSPTDSASSRASTNHSDPRRPKKKKRTSLAMNSAAGASEGTSGNLSSGSNGTVSQSNVGLPTKKKRPKLPAPSISSIYDDLN